The sequence gtttgttagatttttttttttattgtaatccaAAAATAATGATAAGCATTACAACAGCAAATCGTTTTTGACAAGAGGGCTTGCAAAGGTCACAGCTGATGTGTTGCATTAACATGTGCCACCTCACTCTTTTAAGTTTTGAAGATGTAAATCAGCAaagtcatatatatattttttgtatttgtaacaTTATCTAATAAGTTCACTTGATTAAAAAACTGGTGGGCTTTAAAGAGTGAATAGTACATGGAGACAATCTAAGGAGGTacctgaaaaaaacagaaaaaatgtcttttgaaaaacaattcacaaaaacagctttatagAAGAAATAGTTGAGCAGCACAGCCACAAATTGAGCAAAGAAGGAATGGCAATAAACCAAGCTGGCAGGCCAGCAGCTCCAGATAGGTCATTTGTTTATCCCACAAGGAAAATTTTAATTGTAACGTCCTAGCATTAGCTTAACTCTAAGTGAGCCTCTCATTATCAAGGACAAAACACAGTTTGAGcatctatttttattcttttgctcAAGTTCCACATCCTTTGTACTGAAATGTGTGAGTCTAACATTCATTAGTATGTTGTcatgaatattaaaatgacAGTAAATCTTTTATCTTTGCTATTTTGATGGTTTTCCCTGTAGAGTCACAGTCACTGCCATGTGCAACATGGACCTCAGCCGCTTCCCTCTGGATACCCAAACCTGCTCCTTGGAGATTGAAAGCTGTGAGTGTATTTTTCAAACAAAGATAAATACATCCAAAAAGGATTGGTAATCTCTAAATGCATTTGGTACTTGGTGTAAAACTGGATCCAAAGCAACAACAGTGTACATGCTTGAAAGTTTGTGAGCCATTTAAAGTTTACATTTGAGAAAATAATGCAATTTCTACatatatatgatgtaaaacatgCACCACAAACATTGCAGTGAATGCAAGGCAGACtagtaaaagaaatgaaagcaggggaatttaatcatttaagtctcaaaaccaagaacaaaagagtacagaagacaaaagaagaaaaaacactcTGACACAGGAGGCAGCAAAAtggagagaaacaaaaacaacaaggacagaaatgaaaaacacagacCGCCACCAGAGATCTGACCAGGGGAGCAAACTGCAAgagggcacacacacacacacaaagattatttTATTGGATTCTCTTTATGTACTTTTAGTACTAGCATAAACGTCTCCTGATATTTCAAGACATATTTTTGAAGATATACAGAGATGTTTGTTGGATCATAAACTTCCAAGCATCATAAAATAATATGTACcattaaatgagtttttttagAAGATAAATTCCCCTTTGATTTACCAGTATTGTACTTCTCAAAGCTTTCTGGTCTTTATATGGTAAAAAGTGCACTGTTAAGGGTACAACAGTAGTACCTTTGAGGGAACCTGTTACGGACCCCTTCTGGTCTAGGGGTGGAAAGGATGGAGTAACACAACAAGCctgaaacaaaatttaaataaacaataatttattcaCAAAGTTACTgctatttacaaataaattcaacataaaatgtccttttcaggtaaaatacaacaacaacaaacaaagggTGTCCTCTAAAAGGAAGTGCACTCTAACCGGCAGCAAAATATAACTcacttacaataaaaaaaaacaaaggaagctTAACCAAAGAAATCAGAGTCAAAATGAAAACCAGAATAGCTAACAAAAAGGATCCTAACAAACCAAAAGAGGGGAGCCTCTCCTAATGAGGAAGCTCCCTAATTACAATCTGGAAATTTAACACTCTGTTTTAGCAAACCGTCTGTTGAACAGCCAGAACAGGAAACCGCTCAGGGTAACAACGCCTCATCAAAACAATCTAAAGTGTCCACTGACACCAAACCACACACAAAGTCACAAAGTGTGCTCTTAGCAAAACAGTTTACAAGTGCCACTGTACTTTGTGCTATGATGCTCTGAATCCTGACATGGTATGAGCcctgcctttctgtgtggagtttgtatgttctcctggtgtatgtgtgatttttttctggGTACTCtggtttcctcccacagtccaaagacatgcatgttaagttaTTTGTTCattctaaattctctctaggagtgagttTGAAGGCAACCGGGTTTtcatttctctgtgttgttcttgcaatggactggtgacctgtccagagtgtaccttgcTTCTTGCCTAGTAGTTGCTGGGATCATCTACAACCCCTCATGACAATGCTTTGTAACAAGTGGGTATAGACAATGGGTGGTTGGATAGTTTAGATGGAGCTGTTATTCTTGTTAAATCAGAGAGCTGTACAGGACTGTATCAGGTTCTGCAGATGCCTCTAAAGCTGCTGTAGATGAGACATCAGTAGTGGGAAGGATGTCATGGATTTTCTCTCTattagaaattattttgtttatgaaGAAATTCTTCAAGTCATCACATCTGCGAGTTAAAGGAATACACGACTCAACAGAACTATGAATCTTAGTCATTCTGGCTACAGCGCTAAAAAGAATCCTGAGGTTGGTCTGGTTCTGCCCTATCAATCAGAAATAATAGACAGTTCTAACTTATAAAGGACTTTTTATATACTATGAAACTTTCTTTACAAGCTAAGTAAAATTCTTCTAGATCAGATGAGTGCCATTTTCTTTGTAATCGCCTTGATGTCTGCTTTAAAACTTGTAGCTGTGAATTAAACCAAGAAGCCAGCTGCTTCTTTTTCAGAGGTGCAACATTGACTAGTGTGGTATGTACTGAAACTGTTGCTCTGTCAGCAAGATTATTAGTTTGTGATGAGATAAAGCTCAGATCCCTGCTTTCTGTCATGTtggcaaaacacacacacacaaagtctttGTCTTTGCACACTAGACATCTCATGAaatcttattaatatcatcccAATTAAAATTTCTATCCTCATTCCTGCTTTATTGGAAAGGCATTGCTTTAAGTCCTTTTTCACTTCCACCATGAATGAACATGGTGTTAACGTTGCAGCCTCTAGGGGACAGCTAGTGGGAGTTAAGAGTTTAAGTCCtgtcatttttttatcttctttgttCCACATGTGGTTTACATTATCATGCAGCTTTGTACTTGCAAAATCTGTTCTGATTTGGTTTGTTACCTAATTCACATATTTCCTAACAGATGCGTACACAGATGATGACCTGATGCTGTACTGGAAGAAAGGCAACGAATCCCTGAACACAGATGACAGAATATCTCTGTCCCAGTTCCTCATCCAGAAATTTCACACCACAACAAAACTGGCTTTTTACAGCAGCACAGGTACCATTAGACCAGAGGAGTTCACAATTGATTTAAAACTTCatttattctctcttttatttgtttttctttttttttaaaaaaaaaggattttttttactcaacattagaaaaaagaaaatattcttcCTTTGATGTCACACTAAGTTTAATGTATTGCTATTTAATCCTTActgcaaaattaaatttatcagACTCTGCCAACCACTTGTACACAGCTGGAAAGCTACTATGAAAGCACTGCAGCTTTCTCATAACCACGTGTCATTATCCAACAACCTTAAGCATTAAAAGGGATTTTGTGTCCTATCTTTCTGTGCCAGCTTCACCCAGCTTCATGTGCTGATACATCAGCAGCCAACATACGACAATGTGTATATAATGGTGATGTTTCTTCTTCCCAGGCTGGTACAATCGTTTGTACATCCACTTCACCCTGCGGCGCCATATCTTCTTCTTCCTACTGCAGACGTACTTTCCTGCAACCCTCATGGTCATGTTGTCCTGGGTGTCCTTTTGGATTGACCGCAGGGCCGTCCCCGCTAGAGTACCACTAGGTAGgcaaggcctttttttttttttttttgaatgacCTCTACAAAAGAAATATGGACATACAACAATAATTCCTTAGTACTTCTGGACTAAATTGGTTAGAAATATGTGGTAGCATATTGGTTTTGCAGAATGACTGAACTCTCCCAGGTCCCTTTGAGTTAACTTGTGGCTTTGAGCTGctggttttttttaaatgaacatgttttataaattaCATTGGTTTTAACAGTGTTGGCTGACTCGTAgccaaaaaaaagttatataagCAAAAATTAAACCACATTGTGACTTGCTGAATGTCTCCACGAGttgaattttaaaaagctaTGTAGCAGTATCTTAACTAACTCATTAAAGCAAAGGTACTTAGTCATTCAGATAGAGCCATGGTGCACAGTGGAAATTTCCATTTGCATGAGGGTAGGCAGAACAGAAAGTTAGGCATGATATAAAAGTTTATGAAGTCAAAAATATCTGTTAGTCCATGCAGaaaactgcttttgtttttcttttctaaaaacGTGTCCTTTTGTTACAACAGTTTACAATGTGAAGCTACCAAACACCTTGCATTGTGTTAAAACAGCAGTGTTTTGGAACACTTGACTTACTGACACAGAATCAGACAGAGCAGAAGTTTCACAAATAGCTCAACCACTTTCAGACAGTTTTCCCTCACGCAGCTGATTCAGATGCTGTGTATCACTGATACTTACTGGTAAAATTACAGGAAATTTACGAGGAAAGTTTTAATAGCActgctgtttatttctttaatctGTCAGATTCCTCTGAGCAGCTGATCAGAAACCAAATGAATCTCCATCTATTGGGCTACATGTTGAAAGTAACATGTTACTACAGTCTTTCTTTATCTGATTACCTTTAAAAAGTGTTATGGAAGAGCAGCACACATGACAGGGACAAATTCAGTTGCCACCAGATTAATGGAAAGCTAAATTGACTAAAATACCCTTTTTATCTCTGCCTCATTTCCTATAATCATCCATGACAACTATGAATACTTTAACAAACTTTCATGataatttttttagtttatgtCTGAAATTACATATATTTTTGTCCATCTCATGGCCAATAAACTAAATTACTAAACTATAACTACTATTACTAAACTGAACTAAGAcctatcttgttttttttttttttttttttttaagattagaaATTGAATGTCAGTGGCCGGtattaaatgtcaaaatgtcagttaaatgaaaaatccaTATCTGCTTTGATTGGCTCTGAATTTCATGGGGACTTGAAATTAAATGCCGtgtgttgaaataaaaacaaattgctTCTGTATTGTTCTGCTGTTGGTTTCAGCCTTCCAACCAATGTAGTAAATAACAGCACTGCTGTGACTAAACTGCATTTTTCTCCCCTCCAGGCATCACCACAGTGCTGACCATGTCCACCATCATCACCGGGGTCAATGCTTCCATGCCTCGAGTCTCCTACATTAAGGCAGTGGACATTTACCTCTgggtcagctttgtttttgtctttctgtcagtTATAGAGTATGCGGCAGTGAATTACCTCTCAACTGTGCaagagaggaaagagaggaAGCTGAGGGAGAGggtaagtcttttttttatcattggtCATTGCCTGCAGTTGAAAAGAAGTGGgcctttttgtattttttctttatgattCAAACACTTTATTTCAACCAGACCGGTGCAAAAATGTCTTATAACTGCTCAGAATTTTCTCTATTAGACGTTCCTCAGCAGTCAAAATGTTCCAGAGAAAAAGTATGAAATATACCCAGTGGCAGTATACAACTAATTCATGAGGTTTTCTGGCATTTCTAGAGGGGGTTGTCATCCAGGGTTCAACTGAgtattaaaaatgtcaaacaaataTTCCATGACATAAACCtacatttgtcttttatttttatttaaaaaacaatgcgAAAATGCAATTGCAAAAGATTAAAAGGAAACCTtagattaattagattaattccCTGAATAGATAAGATGACCATCTATGAGTCTAAACAATTATTTTCATCCACATTATTATTGTAATagcaaactttaaaatgtcTCCTCATGGTAGGAATTAAAAACTCAGTTTTGGCCAATTCAACAGTGAATTGCAAATGAGAGACTTTTTCcttaaaagcaataaataagACATTTCAGGTTTTTAAGAGGCCCACttgaggtaaaataaaatattttacacatgACATTATTTATAAATTGGCAGAACCAGGAATTAATAATTCATGTATACAGCCAATAAAAAGATGTATATTTTCTAAATTGGCTCATTTTAAGATGCTCTTAGGGCAATGGCAAGTTATTTCTGGGACTCTAATATTGTTATTCTTCATCTGCCAACTGCTGTGACATATGGAGCCAAATTGCCCACACAACCCCTAGGAACATTTGCAGCACAAACATccttttttataaatgtttcataACAAAGTCGTTAAAAGGCTGAGTGTCctgaaaaatattaacatttgaGAAACTAATTCATCTCTCTGATTTTTATTCCTTTCATGGCCTCAGAAATTCtaagatgtttatttcttttcttattacTGTGTGTCTGCTCAGCTGCCGTGTACATGTGGCATCGGAAACCCAGACGAGATGATGATTGACCCCCAGATCACTGGCTATGGGTCCATGGATGTCAACACTACAGGGAATTATGGGATGCCAGAGAATGGTGGCCGTCAAGAACGAATTCTGGCTCAAGTGTCGTTGAATGACCCACAGATTGCAAGCCAGGTGAAGCCATCCAGAGGTTACGTTAACATCTGGATAGACACCCATGCCATAGACAAGTACTCGAGGGTCGTCTTTCCTGGAGCATACATCCTCTTTAACATCATCTACTGGTCCATATACTCATAAATGGAGATGTATTAAATGGTCTGAGAGCTGTTCATGATAGGACCACAGGAGTTCAGCTGGAAATATAACTTTGCGCTTCCCGTGCTTTTCAGAGAGAAACTCCTCATTAGATGCATGGGGATCATTAACAGATGGGTAATCATTGCCTTCTTTACCCAGCCACTTAAAACTGACGAGTTAAAAAATGAGCAGGGGTTGCCACTGTTTTTGTTACTCCATCAAATCTTTGTGGTTTCATGTAGTTTCTGTACCATCGATGGAAAGATGTTTGGACATTGTTGTCACCTGGGGATTTATTGCGCAATGAGATGCTCAGACTTGGATTCGTGAAGTTAAACACTACATTTCTGGTTCTCCATGCAGTGACTGACCAGATTTTCAGCAgaactgaaaacacatttactggTATTTCCAGTGCATGGACTGATCTTCTCTTATAAGCTGTACATGACAATCATAGACAAACTAAGTCTTCAGAGGAATAGTTTTACACtttcttgaaaagaaaaaaatggtttattcACTTTCT comes from Melanotaenia boesemani isolate fMelBoe1 chromosome 20, fMelBoe1.pri, whole genome shotgun sequence and encodes:
- the LOC121631719 gene encoding gamma-aminobutyric acid receptor subunit rho-1 → MQVDAVFVLFCVWLAGAAGKMVQSRGHKLETYKQTRSRRETRMDGGGGHKTGSPIYKRSPDLTKSPMTKSEQLLRIDDHDFTMRPAFGGPPIPVGVDVQVESLDTISEVDMDFTMTLYLRHYWKDERLSFPSTNNQSMTFDSRLVKKIWVPDMFFVHSKRSFIHDTTTDNVMLRVYPDGNVLYSLRVTVTAMCNMDLSRFPLDTQTCSLEIESYAYTDDDLMLYWKKGNESLNTDDRISLSQFLIQKFHTTTKLAFYSSTGWYNRLYIHFTLRRHIFFFLLQTYFPATLMVMLSWVSFWIDRRAVPARVPLGITTVLTMSTIITGVNASMPRVSYIKAVDIYLWVSFVFVFLSVIEYAAVNYLSTVQERKERKLRERLPCTCGIGNPDEMMIDPQITGYGSMDVNTTGNYGMPENGGRQERILAQVSLNDPQIASQVKPSRGYVNIWIDTHAIDKYSRVVFPGAYILFNIIYWSIYS